One genomic region from Amaranthus tricolor cultivar Red isolate AtriRed21 chromosome 12, ASM2621246v1, whole genome shotgun sequence encodes:
- the LOC130797088 gene encoding uncharacterized protein LOC130797088 gives MSFELPDHIPWLTFHKNKAMEQTSKAPVVATTSTKKGPSFDFNFIGWSLFQIIPWAVNLKDKFQMPTTINKGLTRRARSRSSDVSNAYRTPTLRFRPYVSKVPWHTGVRAFLSQFFPRYGHYCGPNWSSGKDGGSLVWDKRPIDWLDYCCYCHDMGYDTHDQAKLLEADLAFLECLEKTHVQTKGDKHVAHVYRTVCVQGLRNILIPYRTHLVKLGTGQPVLQFGWLGNIGWKGWNWRAN, from the exons ATGAGCTTCGAGTTACCTGATCACATCCCCTGGTTGACATTCCACAAAAACAAGGCAATGGAGCAAACATCAAAGGCTCCGGTTGTAGCTACGACATCCACTAAAAAAGGGCCTTCCTTTGACTTCAATTTCATTGGATGGTCACTTTTCCAGATCATCCCTTGGGCTGTCAATCTGAAAGATAAATTTCAGATGCCAACCACTATAAATAAAGGACTAACTAGACGAGCAAGATCTCGATCAAGTGACGTGTCAAATGCTTATCGAACCCCCACATTACGGTTCAGACCTTATGTGTCTAAGGTTCCTTGGCATACGGGTGTTCGTGCTTTTTTGTCTCAGTTCTTTCCAAGGTATGGTCATTACTGTGGACCTAATTGGTCGAGTGGAAAGGACGGAGGCTCTCTTGTCTGGGACAAACGCCCTATAGATTGGTTGGACTATTGCTGCTATTGTCATGATATGGGTTATGACACTCATGACCAGGCGAAGCTGTTGGAGGCGGATCTAGCTTTTCTCGAGTGCTTAGAGAAGACTCATGTACAAACCAAAGGGGATAAACATGTCGCTCATGTGTACAGGACAGTGTGCGTTCAAG GTCTAAGGAACATACTCATACCTTACAGAACACATCTCGTGAAGTTGGGAACCGGACAACCTGTTCTTCAGTTTGGATGGCTAGGCAACATTGGATGGAAAGGATGGAATTGGCGGGCAAATTAA